The window CATGAATTCCGTCGCGTCCAGTTTTCGCACCCACATACATAATTGAATTACCGACACCTTTTGCTTGTCCTTTTTGAATATCTTTATGGTCAATTAATCCAACACACATCGCATTCACTAACGGATTTCCAGCATAGCAAGGATCAAAAGCAATCTCACCACCAACCGTTGGAATCCCAATACAGTTTCCATATCCAGCAATCCCTGCAACTACTTCTTCCAGCAAATATTTTGTTCGTTGATTATCTAATTCACCAAAACGCAATGAATCTAAGATTGCAATCGGTCTAGCACCCATACTAAAGATATCACGAATAATACCCCCAACTCCTGTAGCTGCCCCTTCATAAGGCTCCACAGCTGATGGATGATTATGGCTTTCAGCTTTAAAAACAACTGCTTGATTGTCGCCAATATCAACAATCCCCGCACCTTCACCAGGTCCTTGTAAAACCTGTGGTCCACTTGTTGGAAATTTTTTCAAGACAGGTTTCGAATTTTTATACGAACAATGTTCACTCCACATCACTGAAAAAAGCCCAGTTTCCGTATAATTAGGTAAACGTTTCAAAATACAATCGGTAATCATATAATATTCTTCATCCGTTAACCCCCATTGTTGATAAATTTTACGCTCTTTAATTTCTTCTGGAGTTGGTTCATGTACTAGTTTCGTCATTAGTTTGTCACCTTTCCATAATTCTCTACAATTGATTTAAAGAAACGTAGTCCATCACTAGAACCTAGAATATTTTCTACTGCACGTTCTGGATGTGGCATCATACCAAAAACATTTCCTTCCTTATTCACAATTCCCGCAATATCAGCTAGACTCCCATTTGGGTTCTCATTTGCATAAGTAAAAACAATTTGATTGTTCGTCTTTAGCTCTTCAAGAGTAGTTTCATCACAGTAATAATTTCCTTCTCCATGAGCAATCGGAATTTGGATAACTTCGTCTTTTTCATACTCTGAAGTAAATTTAGTCTGGTTATTTACTACTTTTAGTCCTACTGTCTTACAAATAAAATGTAAGGATTCATTTCGACGTAAAGCCCCTGGCAATAAGCCTGCTTCTAATAAAATTTGAAAACCATTACACGTTCCGAATACTGGTTTTCCTTCTTTAGCAAAACGGATAACCTCAGGCATAATTGCCGAAAATCGAGCAATCGCACCACAACGCAAATAATCACCATAAGAGAAACCACCTGGTAATAACACTCCGTCAAAACCAGCTAAACTCGTTTCTTGATGGCGCACATATTCTGCTTCTTCACCTAAAATATCCGTTATAGCAGAAAGCATATCCATATCACAATTTGATCCTGGAAAAACGATCACAGCAAATCTCATCTAGACTTCCTCCTGAATTTCATAACGGTAACTTTCCATTACTACGTTGGCTAATAATTTGTCACAAACAGCTTCAATCGTTTCTTCAATTGGACGATCTACTTTTGCAACTTTAATCTCAAAATATTTTCCGATGCGAATATCTTGAATTTCTTCATATCCTAAACGATGAACAGCTCCTTTAACAGCCTCACCTTGTGGATCTAAAACCGATTCCTTATACATAACATAAACTTTTACAAGATACATTTTTAGTTGCCCCTTTATTCTTAATTTAATTTTTTTAAACGTGTTAAAACTTCCTCATATACTGGAACTAAATCGCCTAAATCTAAACGATAAATATCTTTATCTAAATGCTCATTTGTTGCTAAATCCCATAAACGACATGTATCTGGTGAAATCTCATCTGCTAAAATAATTGTGCCGTCTTGGCGTTTGCCGAATTCAAGTTTGAAGTCCACTAAACGAATTCCAATGTCTTTAAATAACTGAATCAATGCTAAATTAATCCTGTGAGCCAGTTCTTTAATTTGCTGAACTTCTGATTTTGTTGCAATTTTTAAATAAGCAATATGGTCTTCATTAATCATAGGATCATCTAATTTATCTTCTTTAAAATAAAATTCTAAGATTGGAAAATCTAGTGCTGTACCTTCTGAAATTCCTAATCGTTTAGAAAAGCTTCCTGCTGCCACATTACGAATAACAACTTCTAATGGAAACATCTTAACAGCTTCAATCAATTGATCAGTTTCAGAAATTTGTTGAATAAAATGACTGTTGATTCCAGCTTGCTTTAAATAACTAAAAATCAAACTAGTAATCTGATTATTTAATTGCCCCTTACCAGCAATAGTATCTTTTTTGACACCATTTAATGCTGTTGCTTGATTCAGATAAGTTACCCATAACTTTTCTTCCTCATTTGTTTTAAATAATTTTTTTGCCTTTCCTTCATACAAAAGCTCTTTTTTCTCCACTTAATCAAGACCTCCTAATTTTATTCCCAAATACATGAACATTAAAATATAATAAAAGGAAATCATTCATGTTTTATACTTTTATTTTAACAAGACTAAAATGCTCTGTCAACTAAATTTACGAATATTTTAACGAACTTAAATATTTAATGTTCGTGTTTTTAAAAATACAAATTATTGTTGAAGTTATTTATTTTTGATATCTAGTGCATAGTTTAGTACAATTAATGTGTAACCTATTTATAAAGGAGCTTAAATCATGACAAACAAAATGTTACACACTTGTATTCGTGTTCAAAATCTAGATAAATCAATGGCTTTTTATACAAAAGCATTAAATTTAAAAGAAACTAGGCGCAAAGATTTTCCTGAGCACCAATTTACACTTGTTTACTTAGCCTTTGAAGACGGTGGCTATGAGCTTGAATTAACTTACAATTACGATAAAGCCGAACCCTATGAGATTGGTGATGGCTATGGGCATATCGCCATTGGAGTGGATGATTTAAAAGCTAGCCATGCCGCGCACGAAGCTGAGGGGTATAATGTGACTAAATTAATGGGGTTACCGGGAACAGATCCAACTTACTACTTCATTAAAGATCCTGATGGTTACAAGACTGAAGTTATCCAAAATTAAAGATAGATAAAAAAACTAGCTCTAGTTGATTGCAATTACACAATTCAACTAGAGCTAGTTTAATTTATTATTTTTCGATTTCAGTGACTACTCCAGCACCAACTGTTCTTCCACCTTCACGGATGGAGAATTTAGTCCCTACTTCAACAGCGATTGGAGCAATTAACTCAACATCAATAGTAACATTATCCCCTGGCATAACCATATCAATTCCTACTGGCAACTCAATTACACCAGTTACATCCGTAGTTCGGATATAGAATTGTGGGCGATAATTAGTGAAGAATGGAGTATGACGTCCACCTTCTTCTTTAGATAGAATATACACTTCACCTTTAAATTTTGTATGAGGCGTAATGCTACCTGGTTTAGCTAAAACTTGACCACGTTCAATTTCATCACGTCCGATTCCACGTAATAGAATCCCAACGTTATCTCCTGCTTCACCTAAATCTAGAATTTTTTTAAACATTTCAATCCCTGTAACAGTTGTCTTTTTCACTTCTGGGAACAAGCCAATTAATTCAACTTCTTCACCAACTTTAACTGTCCCACGATCAATTCTACCACTTGCTACTGTTCCACGACCTGTGATGGTAAAGACATCTTCAATCGGCATCAAAAATGGTTTATCCATATCTCTTTCTGGGGTAGGAATATAGCTATCCACCGTATCCATTAATTCCATAATTTTTGCTTCTGCATCGGCATCACCTTCTAAAGCTTTAAGTGCTGAACCACGAATCACAGGAATATCATCACCTGGATAATTGTATTCAGAAAGCAATTCACGAATTTCCATTTCCACTAAATCAAGTAATTCTTCATCATCAACTAGATCAACTTTATTCATAAAGACAATTAAATTAGCTACTCCAACTTGGTTTGCTAATAAAATATGCTCACGAGTTTGTGGCATTGGTCCATCTGTTGCAGATACTACTAAGATTGCTCCATCCATTTGTGCAGCACCAGTAATCATATTTTTTACATAATCCGCATGTCCTGGTGCATCGATATGTGCATAGTGACGTTTTTCAGTTTCATATTCAACATGGGCAGTGTTAATTGTAATTCCTCTTTCGCGCTCTTCAGGGGCAGCATCGATGCTTGCGTAATCTTGAGGATTTGCAAGACCTTTCTTAGCTAAGACCGAAGTAATTGCCGCTGTCAGTGTAGTCTTTCCGTGGTCAACGTGACCAATTGTTCCGATGTTAACGTGTTCTTTTGTTCTTTCATAATGTTGTTTTGCCATAACTTACAAACCTCCTTGAGTGATTCGTTTAGCCTTAAACTAAACCCCTTTTATGAGTTTGACCTTTATTGACCAACCTCATAACATAGTTATACACCCATTTAAGATAAATAGCAAGAACTTTTACTTATTTTTTGTAAGTTATAATTTGAAAACAATTTTAGTTAGAGAGAATCTTGGGCAAAACTAAAAAATAGCTTTACCTCAAACTTTTTATTTTCATAAATAATGGTTAAATAAACATTTTTTTACTAGCCTCTTTAATTAAATTTGAACTAGACTATTTGATTATTTTTCGTTCTTTTGTAAATTTCAATTGAGCAACAATCATGATACTGATAATAATCAACAAATACCAACTTGTAATTTTTCCTAAATGAACCAACCGCCATTTAGCCAGTTGATCGGGATAGGACCAAGCACCAAAAAAACTGGCAATATTTTCAGCTATCCAGATAAAAAAAGCGATACAGAAAAAAGACACACTCATAGGCATTTTAAAAGTTTTTTCACCTACTTTGAAATAAACCCAAGTTCGGTAAAATAAAACAAAAACTAAGAACATCAATAACCAACGGAAATCCCAAACATAATGATGGGTATAAAAATTAAAATAAATAGCACTACTAAGTAAAACTACCAATTTCTGGTTAGGCCAACGACTCATTTGTAAATCAAAAACTTTCCACGCTTTGCAAATATAACTTCCAATACTTGAATACATAAAACCACTATATAATGGAACTCCCCCTAGTTTCCAAAATCCGTCACCTGGATAACTCCATGACCCGATATTCACTTTATATATTTCCAAAGCCAAGCCAATAATATGAAATAGCATAATTACTTTTAGTTCATCTATTGTTTCCAATTTAAAAAACAACAATCCTACTTGAATTAAGATACAAATTGCTAAAAGTAAATCATAGCGTGCAATACCCGGTACCATTAAGTATTTTGTCAGTGCTAGTGAAAGAAAAATTAGACCTGGAAATAAACAACATAAAACTTGCTGATACGTAAATTGGCTCAACACTTTAATAACTCGCATTTACTAAACACTCCTTCTACTAATAAAGTATCTACTTATTTACTAAAGAAATTCTTAATAAGATGCAAAGAAATTCATAAAAGTCATATTTTTTTCACATTTTTAAATTAATTTAGTCATAAATTCTTCATATTTTACTTGTATACTATATTTATACTAAAAATAACAAAACAAAACTTTTTCATTTTCTTTACTCCTCCAAAGTAAAGAACCAACTCCTTTTAGCCACTCATCCTCCAAATGAGTGGCTTTTTTTACTAAAATTAATTTCTTGAACTACGCTAATCAGCAATCCCATAGTGATAAATTATTTATTTTCTCACTTTCTATTTAGATTTCTCCTTCTAATGAAGGCCTAGCAAATATTTTTTTCTCGAGGTAAATTTATCCAATCGTAGTTTTTTATTGTTTTTATACTATTTAAAGGATAATGAAACATACATGTTTTATTTTAAAGAAAAAAACTATTGCCAAGCTTCCTAATAAAGAAATGCTTAACAATAGTTTCTCTTTTTATTTGCCTAAACCGACACGATCAAAAATAACATCAACATTTTTCAAATGATAGTGATAGTCAAAAGCATCATCTAATTCTGCTGGACTTAAGACTGTCGTAATTTGTGGATCAGCATCTAATAAAGGACGGAAAGCCACTTGCTCATCCCATGAAATAGCTGTTTTAGGTTGAACTAAATCATAAGCAGCTTCACGGCTCATTCCGTTATCAATTAATTTCAATAATACACGTTGGCTGTAGATCAAACCAAAAGTCGCATCCATATTACGTAACATGTTTTCTGGGAAAACCGTCAGATTTTTAACAATATTGCTAAAACGATTCAACATATAGTCCAATAAAAT is drawn from Carnobacterium gallinarum DSM 4847 and contains these coding sequences:
- the purQ gene encoding phosphoribosylformylglycinamidine synthase subunit PurQ → MRFAVIVFPGSNCDMDMLSAITDILGEEAEYVRHQETSLAGFDGVLLPGGFSYGDYLRCGAIARFSAIMPEVIRFAKEGKPVFGTCNGFQILLEAGLLPGALRRNESLHFICKTVGLKVVNNQTKFTSEYEKDEVIQIPIAHGEGNYYCDETTLEELKTNNQIVFTYANENPNGSLADIAGIVNKEGNVFGMMPHPERAVENILGSSDGLRFFKSIVENYGKVTN
- the purS gene encoding phosphoribosylformylglycinamidine synthase subunit PurS; the protein is MYLVKVYVMYKESVLDPQGEAVKGAVHRLGYEEIQDIRIGKYFEIKVAKVDRPIEETIEAVCDKLLANVVMESYRYEIQEEV
- the purC gene encoding phosphoribosylaminoimidazolesuccinocarboxamide synthase, with translation MEKKELLYEGKAKKLFKTNEEEKLWVTYLNQATALNGVKKDTIAGKGQLNNQITSLIFSYLKQAGINSHFIQQISETDQLIEAVKMFPLEVVIRNVAAGSFSKRLGISEGTALDFPILEFYFKEDKLDDPMINEDHIAYLKIATKSEVQQIKELAHRINLALIQLFKDIGIRLVDFKLEFGKRQDGTIILADEISPDTCRLWDLATNEHLDKDIYRLDLGDLVPVYEEVLTRLKKLN
- the gloA gene encoding lactoylglutathione lyase — its product is MTNKMLHTCIRVQNLDKSMAFYTKALNLKETRRKDFPEHQFTLVYLAFEDGGYELELTYNYDKAEPYEIGDGYGHIAIGVDDLKASHAAHEAEGYNVTKLMGLPGTDPTYYFIKDPDGYKTEVIQN
- the tuf gene encoding elongation factor Tu, with product MAKQHYERTKEHVNIGTIGHVDHGKTTLTAAITSVLAKKGLANPQDYASIDAAPEERERGITINTAHVEYETEKRHYAHIDAPGHADYVKNMITGAAQMDGAILVVSATDGPMPQTREHILLANQVGVANLIVFMNKVDLVDDEELLDLVEMEIRELLSEYNYPGDDIPVIRGSALKALEGDADAEAKIMELMDTVDSYIPTPERDMDKPFLMPIEDVFTITGRGTVASGRIDRGTVKVGEEVELIGLFPEVKKTTVTGIEMFKKILDLGEAGDNVGILLRGIGRDEIERGQVLAKPGSITPHTKFKGEVYILSKEEGGRHTPFFTNYRPQFYIRTTDVTGVIELPVGIDMVMPGDNVTIDVELIAPIAVEVGTKFSIREGGRTVGAGVVTEIEK
- a CDS encoding DUF817 domain-containing protein, which produces MRVIKVLSQFTYQQVLCCLFPGLIFLSLALTKYLMVPGIARYDLLLAICILIQVGLLFFKLETIDELKVIMLFHIIGLALEIYKVNIGSWSYPGDGFWKLGGVPLYSGFMYSSIGSYICKAWKVFDLQMSRWPNQKLVVLLSSAIYFNFYTHHYVWDFRWLLMFLVFVLFYRTWVYFKVGEKTFKMPMSVSFFCIAFFIWIAENIASFFGAWSYPDQLAKWRLVHLGKITSWYLLIIISIMIVAQLKFTKERKIIK